From the genome of Leishmania major strain Friedlin complete genome, chromosome 35:
TGacgacgtggcgctgctcgacCGCGACCCGTGCGGCTACGACCACCCCCTCGCCATCGATGGCTGGGAGAAGGGCAAGCTGATGCTGCACGCCGAGGCGAAGAGCCCGGTCACGAACATCTGCATGAAGGTGTACTCGACCTTCCCGTGCATGTGGGTGTACACGGCGAACAAcaagccgctgccggcgagcgGCGGCCCGGGCCAGCGCTACGCGCGTTGGACTGGTATGGGACTCGAGCCGCAGTACTTCCCGGACGGTGCCAACCACTACCCCAAGTACCCGTCTTGTATCATTCGTCGTGGCAAGAGCCGCTTTACGGAGACCATCGTCAACGAGTTTATCGTCGACTGCGGCTCCAAGATGTGAGTTGGCATCCAAAGGAACGATGCTTCGATGCTCTCCTCTCCAAGTCcgccccacccacacactcTTGTACATCTCCTCGGCCTGTGGAAGCGCAAACacggacgcacacgcatagTGACATGGAGACGTGCATCGATACATACTCAAGCAGGGCGAGGCATATGCGCCTGTACACGAAGAGGGCGCAGAGTCTGTGTAGCTGGTCAGCCCCCTGCGtccgcgcgtgtgtgtgtatgtgtgtctgtattactacgtgctgcgcgactgCCATCTTCTGTCCGCCTGCGTCACGCCCACAAGGCACTGGGCTGTCTGCCTATTCTTTTGACCAATTCTATTCACGTGTGTCTATCCATCAGCGCACCCATCCAAGCGtattttgtttttgttttctcttcgtGCACCCGCGAGCAGACAAATTTGATCGTTTCcttttcgctttttttttactGCTCCCTATTCAGTACAGCGTAGGTAATACGCATTCGCATTcgcatgccccccccctccgtgTCGTGCatcggtgcgtgtgtgtgtgggtgggtgccgCATACACACTCGTGCGAGTgaaaagaggagagcggcCTCGAGACTCTATCAAAAGACTTTCAAAACAGAAAACGTTCAGCATTGTGTGTGCTTCTATTGATTTttgttccccccccctccccctctccctacGCGACGCATCGCGCACGTACCCGTCGCGTGCACCATACACCCATTTGTATCTGTGCCGCTTGGAATTTGGTGTTCATGCGCTCGTGGGTGCGCATCGGCCGGTGATCGTCTCTCCCCGCTCCCACGCCCCACTCCACCCCTCTCTATTTTCACAgctctgcctctcgctcTGACCTCACGCGTCGCCACGCCCGCTTCCGCAGCCTCCCTATCCtccatccccccccccttccgAGTGAACAAGTGCCGACACATAcacgtgcttgtgtgtgtgtgtgtgtgtgtgtgtgtgtttgtgtgtgctcgtgcgcTGGAGGAACAGGTGGAAAGTTTCGATGTGCGAGACCACGAAACGCATGAGCACGACCGGAGCAGGAGGCAATGCGACTGGAGAAAGAAAGGGAGGCGGGGTCGAAGcgcggcacaccgccgagATCTACCACAGAAGAGCACGCCAAAAACGAAGTCCGAAACAGAACACGCAATCGCACGGATGCACTGTGAGCGCTGCCATGCTTTCCAGCGCTCACGTGTCAGTATCTACAGCAACAGCTACAAGGGGCGGGAGGCCGGAGAGGCGGCGCTCAACGTGCAGTTCGATCACGGCGACAGACTACGACCGCTACCGAagccgccctcttccctaAAAACGACCAAAAGCGTTCAAGAGAGGCTTGGTGCCGTAAATcgtcccctctctcccttcctctgcACTCTCTCGTCATCAGGGCCGCAAGTACGCGCACACTCTCGTGCAAAACATGCAGCTATTCgtgcgcgagcagcacggGTGCCCCTCTGGTGTCGTTCTGCCTGCATCGTGGAAAAGATGCGTCTGCAACCGCTTTTTTTTCAGTGTGagtgtgtatgcgtgtctATGAGCGTGCTTCTCTGTCGGGGAGGACATTCCTGCCTCAAAAGTATCGTCCCTCCCTcgtttctgctgctgctgctgtgatggTGCGCGAGTTCGGCGATTCGTACATGTCTACACCaaaagaaggaaaaggaacCGGAagacacgcatgcacactGACACACGAGCGCACTCTTACTCTCTGTAGCTTGCCTGTTGCACCCACTAGGAGCACGCGTGACCTGATCGTCATGTCGGCATGagcggagagagggagagagcggagtgCTATGCGAACGGTGCACAGACGCGGACGGACACGTGCACGCAAGTCTTTCTTTGGCTTTTTTTGCTCGCCGAATGGCGGAGAAGAAAAAATGACCGCTGCTGTCTTTCAAAAACAAAAGCACGGTTCTGTATCGGCGGGGCAGGGGCTTCACTTGCCTTGTCACTTCGCAGCAGAGGTCGTCGGTAGGCCTCCTCGTAGAGGCTTTAtggttgctgttgctgacGCGTTGCCAAGCCCTCCTTCCACCTCTCTGATGTTCTCCACGACTCTTCGGCATTTGCGCCTCATTCGCTtcgaaacacacacacacacacacgcgcgccgcctccctctctctcacacacacgcactcatGAGTACCTTCTCTtatgcccccccctccatcccccATTCCTCCCCCACCGCCCCTTCTCTTTGCCTACCGCCACCACTACAACGCGTTATTcagtgcgtgcgcctccctTCGCTTTCTCCTTCAGAAATCACATAGTCCCCCTCTGTCTGCCTGTCACAGAGCGCGAGCATAAAAGTCTACCAGCGCTGTCGCTTCAATCGCCGCGGTCACCCAGCGCAACACGCGAGCACCACTTCTTTGTTTCAGGGGACGGAAAGTCTCAGAATGTTGCACAAGTACGACAAAATCGAAGATGCCATGGCAGCGTGCGTATCCCTCGAGTACCCACTCATCATCGCTCTGCACGACAAGCTGCCCACCTTTCTGAATAACGCAGACGAGGCCActtgcggcagcggtgccagTGGTGTGGCAGGTGGGCGCAGTGCTGCCGAGCTGACGTTCTCTTTTCTGCCTACGTCGCGCAGCATGGCCATGATTCAGTCCAGTAGCAGCTTCTTCGCCGATGGCTCCGACTCGTGCGAAGCGTCGCACACGGCACCCgacctcgccgcggcggcggcgaactCCTCCCTCGGCTACCTTATGAGGCCAGCAAACCTaacggcagccgccgcggcgaacGCGTCGTTGATGGCGCAGGCACTTGCAGATGGCGAAGAGCTCGCTCTTGTGCCGGACTTTCCGTTAGGCAGTGTGCAGGGCGGAGCTGCACAGCGTGAGGCGCTGCTCGTCACCTTCCTTGAGAGCCGCCTCGGCTCCGTCATGCTGTTGCATCTTATCGAGGCAGAGACCCCGGACTACGCAGCTTTCTCCACTGctgtgccggcggcaccagGCACCCCTGGCATTTCACTGCCGCGTGTGCACATCTTCTTCCCGCCGAGTGCAGGCATGACACCGGTCGTGCTGAGTGGGAACTTGCTGACTCCGCAGAGCGTGTACAACTGCGTGCAGATGAGTCTGCTAAAGCCCAAAGTGCACACCTCTCCAGCGACGGCCTCAGGCGGCACGGATGAgcttctctccttcttctcGGCCACCGTGTCTGCCATGAACCGCGAgtacgcgcgcgcgcgtcagCGGGCGAATTCTGCTTCACCCATCGCCGACTTGAGCGCCGCcccgctgcttcagcagcgccacagcgaccccgccgccacgacgGGGATGGCGGCAGATGGTGAAAAGCCCACAACGACCGCACCGatcgtggcggtgccggcgcagcgggcgaagGGGACAAGCAGCTCAGACGCACTAGAAGCAGCGCATTCGATTCGCGTTGCAGGGCTTCCTATGTCCTTTACCACCTCTGCGACGGCACAGGCAGCGCACAAGACGATTCTCACCACCTCAAGCATGACGCTTCAGACAGTGTGGCGGGTGGTGGAGAAGCACCTGGAGTGGGCGCAGCGGGAGGTGCAacaggcgcaggcggcgtcgacgtggAACGGGACCACACCGCCAAAGCCCGGGGCAAAGCTCACCTTTACGATCGAGCCTTCAGCAAcgtcagcggaggcggccgcggtgaCGGTAAcgacgagggaggaggctgccAAGGTGCGTCTGCAGGACTACCCGCGCAACACAGTGGTGAAGGTGTACttcgacggcgttgcgctgccaccgccgcagcctgCTGTaccggcaccagcggcagcgaccacATCCGCCCTGCGGCCTAGCCAATACATGTGCGAGGGAGACGTGTGCCGTTGGCGAGTTCCTGAAGACACCCcggcgcctgctgccgctgcggtcgcaaccgcggcaccggcgccaaAAGGGGAATCGACACTCGCCCCAGCCTCGGTAGTAGCATCGTCGGCGGCCACCGCAACCGCCTCTGTGAGGCTCCGCTGTTCACTCCCCAACGGTAAGACGCTGGacctggcgcagctggaccCGTCCGTGGCCACCCTCCGCGACGACGTCCGCCCTGCCGTGGCAGACGCTCTAGGCTACGACAACTTCGTGTTTGTATGCGCCTACCCACCGAGGCGGTACAGCATTGAGACGGATGAGCCGTTGCCgctgaaggaggtggagctcGGTCGATCCAGTGCCCTGCGTGTCGTGTCGCTCGACGGTCCTACGTCCCCCGATGCGTCGAGCAGAagggcgcagccgcagccgcagccagGGCACACACGGCAGATGCTCGTCAACGCTGCCTCTTCTCTGATGGCAATGCTTGCCAGCGCTCGTGGCAACCAAGGTGGGGCACCaggagcagcaacagcagcagcctcccCATCACCCGACACACgtcagtcgcagcagcagcggcgtacATTCAACTCGATGGCCGAAATGCTGGCAGCGAAcgaggaggcagagcggcagACAGCCATGGAACGCCTTCGGCAAGAGCAGGAGCAACAGGGACTCGggtcgtcgtcctcgtctcGCCATCAGCCGGACGCCGAGCAGCGGGCACAGGGCAAGAAGTCCAACCGCTACTTTGGCGGCGGTTCCACCGAATTCATCGCCGAGGATGGTCACGACGAAGTCGGAAAGGATAGTGACGGCAAGCGCGTCGCAATGGAGGGCTTAACACCTGAGCAGCAAGAAGCCTTCCTgagtgcgcagctgcggcagctcatGAATCGCCATCGGCGGCAGTCCGGAGAAGCAGGCAATGAGAacgaggaagacgacgagggagGAACGCAGAGAAGGGTGGAGGGTTATCGTGCCTTCCAGGGCCAAGGGCGACGCTTGGCTGGCGATGCTCCGCCTGCGAGCGGTGACTCTTCGAATAccgcctccccccaccccctgtcGCCATCCGACTCAGCTCTCGCGCCGGCAGCCGAGAAGAAGCAGTAGACGGGAGGAAAGAAGTGCAGTGAGCGGATGTGGAGTGTGGGGCCTTGTACTGGTTGCTCGTCTTTCTCTGCATGTTATAACTatcatgcgtgtgtgtgcgcgtatgctcgtgtgtgtgtgtgtgtgtgtgtgtgtgtgtgtgtgttgatgCGTTGCCGAGGCCGGCATTTGGTGGGGGGAGCGAGGGAAAGGGGAcaaggcgacgccgccgctctccagcacctctctccttcccatCTCGTTgcctttttccttttctctctctctttgctttACGTTTCGTTTGCGAGCGTGGCGTTGTGTGTCTCCTACGCAGATCTCACGTgttccccacccacccctcccctgtgCTGTgacgcgaaaaaaaagaacacgAAAATGGAGATCCGACCGCATCGTGTCCATTTCCTCCTCGCACCCGTCCTCTCTGGAAAACGTGACGACGCAGCACAGCAGGTCTtccctgcctgtgtgtgtgtgtcacacacacgcacaggcacaccccttcctccccctcctcttcgctATTGTCCCTCTGCGTAATGGCAACTTGCGAGAGAAGGTGGAAAGCAAAAGTGAGGGGTGTTAAAGGGGAAATGAACCGGTGCCGCCtcgcgagagagagcaagagagagccGGTGCCAACCAACGGAAACAGGgagcacacatgcacacgtcCACACACGGGACGAAGGCAGAATGCCTGTGGAGAAAATGTACACCAGTGGgtctgtgctgtgtgtgtgcatgcgcgtggtTGGTCTGCCTCTCACATGATCGTTGCTCAGCTTTCttcctcgcccccccccctccctcctgaCTCGGTGCGTCCTAGTTTTATTCCGCGCAGAACCGTCATCCCTGCCGACTCTCTGTGAAGGGAGGAACTGCTCAGCGACTCTCCAACGTGTTGGACAAGGGACGTCTCCCGCCCCGCCTTCCCCTTTCTTCCCGTCACGTCGTCCTTCTTCCACCTCTTTCCTAAACGCTGGCGTCCACCAGAAAACAAGAGAGAAGTAGCGGTGTCGTGGCACATCTGCAACGTGCAGTACACATCACTACTACACATCCATCAAACAGTGTCCACAATAGAGTGGAAGAGCAAGATGTCAAGCGCACTAGAGAACTGCCTGGTGCAGGGCGGCCGCTTCCGCCTTGGCCGCCGCATAGGCGGCGGCTCCTTCGGCGAGATCTTCCTGGGAGTCAACACCCAAACCGGTGAAGTGGTGGCCATGAAGGTGGAGCGCACAAGGACGGCCCACCCGCAGCTGTTGTCAGAATCGCGGTACTACACCCTTCTGAGCCAAGGCCGTGGGGCGGCTTACATGCCAACCATCTTCGGATACTCCTCCGAGGGCGAGTTCAACGTGATGGTGATGGAGCTGATGGGCCTGTCACTGGAAGATCTGCATGAAAAGTGCGGCAACCGCTTTTCGCTCAAGACGACGCTGATGCTGGCGGACCAGATTCTGTGGCTCATCGAGCTTGTGCACTCTCACAGCGTTCTGCACCGCGACATCAAGCCCGACAATTTCCTCATGGGCACCGGAAAGAAGGGCCACCACGTGTACATCATCGACTTTGGGCTGGCGAAGAAGTATCGTGAcccccgcacgcacgcccacatCCCATACAAGGAGGGCAAGAGCCTGACAGGCACGGCCCGCTACTGTAGTATCAACACGCACCTCGGCGCCGAGCAGAGTCGCCGTGACGACATGGAGGGCATCGCCTACCTCCTCATCTACTTCCTTCGTGGATCGCTGCCATGGCAGGGCTTGAGGGCGTCAACGAAGGAACGAAAGTACAGCTTAATCGCGCACGCGAAGATGAGCACCTCCGTCGAGACGCTCTGCAAAGGGCTGCCCATCGAGCTCGCATCATTCCTGAATTActcgcgtgcgctgcgcttcgAGGACCGCCCTGACTACGGCTATCTCCGTTCTATGTTTCGCCGACTCTTCATGCGAGAGGGCTACCAGGAAGACTATGTCTATGATTGGACGGTGCGCAGCATGCATGAGACGCTcacagcgcggcagcgcaagaATGCAGCGAAGCGCGGAAAGAAACAGAAGTAGTGTgcatgtgcctgtgtgtatgtctgtgttCGTTAATGGATAGGCTTGTTAGTAACTGGGCGAAGTGATCCATGGAGAGGGATACGCCGACGCTATCGAAATTTTTTGTAGCGAAAACGAGAGAGGTATCGTAAAAgggcgtgcacgcgtgtgttcTATGGATTCATCAGTGCAGAGCATACACGTCACCACCTCCGTTCCCTCtctgctgtctctctctctctctctcgctcatGCATAACTCACGTGCTCCtgcgcgtacacgcacacgtgcatccCACTTGACGGAGTTACCGCAGGCGCCCGACCAATTCATAATGTGGTGGACACCGACAGGCACTctcgatctctctctctctctctctctgacgCCCTGCCTAGTTCTTCGCCTCGTCGTCATACCCCAAGCTTGgctgttctcttctctccccgAAGCCTCTTACCTCTTCTCGGGCGCGCCCTGGAGTGCCTCCAAGGCAGAGATGTGCCGCTCCGGCGTCGAGGGAAagcgggaggggagagatcgagagagagagagagagagatcgagagagagaagagtgCGTTAGCGTTCTGCCGCGCGCaaccggcgcagcggcgtcattGTTGTGGGACATTGCTCCCTTCCTCGTCTTCTTTTTCCCTGCTCTCTTTTCCATTTGTTCCCACTGGTGCACTGTGCGGCTCACGTCTGCTGGTGTGCGTGACGGGCTGTTAGGGTGGCTGGCTTGTatgcgtctctctctttcttcttgtTTTGTTGCTTTTGCCGCTCTTCCCTTCATGTTGCAGTTGTTGTTTTGGCTGGAAAGAGGTCTCGAAACACTGCTCGTTTTATCCGTTTGTCAGCGTTGGCGTGTCCCGCGCTGGTGTCTGACACACCCCACACCACTCTGCGTACCGTCGCTCCATAAGTTGCATGTTGCATTGCGCTCACGCACTCCTTTCCACCTCCCTTCCTCATCACTTAGGGGTTTTATTCTCCCTTCTTGCTTTCTTCTCACCTGCCCCGcatgtgcgccgcggcgcacctcgTTTCTGCTCGCGTGCGTTCTCTACTGTAAAACATGAGTGCCACTCTACTCTGCTGCCCCCAGCCCTACCACAGGGGCCCATTTCACCTGGTGCAAAGCAGCCGGAGACACGAgccagtgcagcagcgcgccgacccagccatCGAGGCACGGCCTCTGGCCCAAATGCTGCCCCCTCAGGGTGCCGCTCAGGGCTCCCCGCACCATCAGGCAGTGTGACGGCCGGGtgtgggatacgctcgagtcacgctcAAACTTCGCCTATCATGTGGATGGCACAGGCATGTTCGCTGTGGCAGGTCGCTCCGGTTCAACGCCGTCCAGAACCTGACCAgccggcatcggcagcagtGAATCGCGctggcccccctcccccgctctttGGGTCGTGGGTgcttgaccctgtcaccgccagaggtgcttcggcattggcagggataagggggaggggccgctTGCCGTCGCCACGCATAGAGTGAGGGCGCTGGACCCTGTGATGCCACGCGGGGGTAGTCCTCGTCATCAGGGGCTATGGCGCTTTATGCTTAACAAAGACaaagcgaaaacaaaacaacggGAGTAACAGAAACTCAACGGAtcgccacccccccccttcctccacAATCTCCAACGGACGTGATGTGGCCATCCAGCAAGAGCGAGGGAAgggtcaccaccaccagaggttGCGCCTTTCTGCTTCCTTGTCTGATACGTGCCCGAGGATAGGGCTGAATCTTCCCAAAGTGGCGTCAAGGACATCGCTCTCCGTTGCGCACTCCACCGCCCGTGTCTCGCGGCTCCACCTCCAACTTCAAACCTTCTCCTCATGTCGCCCATCATCCGGTTTTTCGGCTCGCtaccctccctccctccctccctgctcCCTCCACAGCAAACGTAGTGTCTCTCTTTACTGCGCCTTCTCCTGTTCAGAAAAACAGCATACAGAACAATAAAAAGTCGTTCTTGTTGTTAGTACAGCTCGCTTGTTGCCGCCCGCTGagctcccccctccccttccctttgtttttgtgcgTTTTGGCGTGGTcaggcacacatacacacgcaagcaGACAAAGGGATACGAAGATCAAAAGCAAACAACAATACACCAACGGACCGGTGCAAGCAGCGGCTTCGTTTCTGCGGCACACCCGctccctccacctcgccTTCGTCTTTTCGTTGTTCGTGCCGCTTTAcctgtgtgtgcatctctctctctctctctctcggcaTCGGCATCGGCATCGGCAAGCACTTTATCGAGGCACAAACACGTGGATAGACAGAGAGGCGCAGTCACTGATACACGCCCACACGAACATCGTACACAAGGATACGCGCTGTTCTACAGCAGAGAGGGCCGCAGGAAGGAAACGATTGACTCACGCTATAGCAGACGTTTCGCTCACCTATTCTCTCTTCCCCGTGCGCCCACCTTAACGTAGACGCCCAcagcgacgcacacacaagcaagcaCTTTGCAGCTCAAACATGAACGTGGAACTGCGCGTCGGCAACCGCTACCGGATCGGTCAGAAGATCGGCTCCGGCTCCTTCGGTGAGATCTTCCGCGGCACGAACATTCAGACGGGAGACCCTGTCGCCATCAAGCTCGAGCAGGTGAAGACGCGCCACCCGCAGCTCACGTATGAGTCGCGCTTCTATCGCatcctcggcagcggcggcggcgccgtcggcatcCCCATGATGTTCTATCACGGCGTCGAGGGCGAGTTCAACGTGATGGTGATTGAGCTGCTCGGCCCCTCGCTGGAAGacctcttttccttttgcGGTCGCCGCCTCTCGCTGAAGACGACGCTGATGCTGGCGGACCAGATGATCAGCCGCATCGAGTTTGTGCATAGCAAGAGCGTTCTGCACCGCGACATCAAGCCCGACAATTTCCTCATGGGCACCGGAAAGAAGGGCCAC
Proteins encoded in this window:
- a CDS encoding conserved hypothetical protein (previous protein_id=AAZ14326.1), translated to MLHKYDKIEDAMAACVSLEYPLIIALHDKLPTFLNNADEATCGSGASGVAGGRSAAELTFSFLPTSRSMAMIQSSSSFFADGSDSCEASHTAPDLAAAAANSSLGYLMRPANLTAAAAANASLMAQALADGEELALVPDFPLGSVQGGAAQREALLVTFLESRLGSVMLLHLIEAETPDYAAFSTAVPAAPGTPGISLPRVHIFFPPSAGMTPVVLSGNLLTPQSVYNCVQMSLLKPKVHTSPATASGGTDELLSFFSATVSAMNREYARARQRANSASPIADLSAAPLLQQRHSDPAATTGMAADGEKPTTTAPIVAVPAQRAKGTSSSDALEAAHSIRVAGLPMSFTTSATAQAAHKTILTTSSMTLQTVWRVVEKHLEWAQREVQQAQAASTWNGTTPPKPGAKLTFTIEPSATSAEAAAVTVTTREEAAKVRLQDYPRNTVVKVYFDGVALPPPQPAVPAPAAATTSALRPSQYMCEGDVCRWRVPEDTPAPAAAAVATAAPAPKGESTLAPASVVASSAATATASVRLRCSLPNGKTLDLAQLDPSVATLRDDVRPAVADALGYDNFVFVCAYPPRRYSIETDEPLPLKEVELGRSSALRVVSLDGPTSPDASSRRAQPQPQPGHTRQMLVNAASSLMAMLASARGNQGGAPGAATAAASPSPDTRQSQQQRRTFNSMAEMLAANEEAERQTAMERLRQEQEQQGLGSSSSSRHQPDAEQRAQGKKSNRYFGGGSTEFIAEDGHDEVGKDSDGKRVAMEGLTPEQQEAFLSAQLRQLMNRHRRQSGEAGNENEEDDEGGTQRRVEGYRAFQGQGRRLAGDAPPASGDSSNTASPHPLSPSDSALAPAAEKKQ
- a CDS encoding putative casein kinase I (previous protein_id=AAZ14327.1) encodes the protein MSSALENCLVQGGRFRLGRRIGGGSFGEIFLGVNTQTGEVVAMKVERTRTAHPQLLSESRYYTLLSQGRGAAYMPTIFGYSSEGEFNVMVMELMGLSLEDLHEKCGNRFSLKTTLMLADQILWLIELVHSHSVLHRDIKPDNFLMGTGKKGHHVYIIDFGLAKKYRDPRTHAHIPYKEGKSLTGTARYCSINTHLGAEQSRRDDMEGIAYLLIYFLRGSLPWQGLRASTKERKYSLIAHAKMSTSVETLCKGLPIELASFLNYSRALRFEDRPDYGYLRSMFRRLFMREGYQEDYVYDWTVRSMHETLTARQRKNAAKRGKKQK